The following DNA comes from Pseudomonas sp. Tri1.
CTGTTGTTCACCCTCGACTTGCTTGCGCAGATGCCCGACCTCAAATTGTTGGCTGACTTGTCCCATTACGTTGTGAGCCGCGAACTGCCTGAGTCGGCCACTGCCGAAGACGACGAACAGATTCACACCATCTTGCGACACAGTTGGGGTTTTCACGGGCGGGTCGCTAATAGTGAGCAGGTCCAGGTGCCCTTGACCTTCGCCCAGCATCGCCCTTGGTTGGACCGGTTTTTGGGCTGGTGGCGTTACGGAATCAAGGACTGGCTGGCGCGACCGAACACACCCGCGAGCCTGTCCTTCACTTGCGAGCTTGGCCCGCCACCCTATGCGATCACGGGCAGTGATGGGCGCGATATAACGGATCGCTGGGGCGAGGCGCTGATGCTGAAGGAACTGATGCGTGGTGTCTGGGGTGAGTGTCAGGCGGGGCGCTGATCATAATGCATGATGGTTGTGATGCTCTGTATACGTGGATAAAACCAGAGAGGTCCAGATTGGAAAACCGTTGTTGGGGGGGGCAAATCGCATAGTCCGAAGCCGCCTCTTATTGACCCTTGATACACCTCAAAAACAAGTCCGGGATTAAGTCTTTTCCTGCTTCGGCAAGAAAAGAAACCCCTTGGATTTCAATGGGTCGGACACTAGATAAGAGTCTCGTTTCCCGCTCCAGGATTCAGAAAAAAGCCACTCGGATGAGTGGCTTTTTTTGTGCCCTGTCTCGTCCTAAAACGTTTTTACACAGCCCCGGCCAGAAGCGGATGTTCCGAGGACTTGGCAGACCTTCCTTGAGGCTTGGAGGCATCTACGAAGCCAGGGGCGATGCAGTCTTGGGGGGAGTCCATATGTGCACTGGGGCAAGTTTTGAAGGCCGGAGGCACAAAGATCCAAATTGATACAACCCGCTAACTAGCGGAAGT
Coding sequences within:
- a CDS encoding sugar phosphate isomerase/epimerase; the encoded protein is MREFLVFQSLWAMQDHRGQCDLSLEAQVEKIAAAGFDGITDHFWIAPQAERLHAAAKAQGLQIEGQLFPRTVSDLAQALEVASRYGCHHLTLQADVRPRTLAQAITLIEGWQRLAEQVDFPILLETHRYRLTSDLLFTLDLLAQMPDLKLLADLSHYVVSRELPESATAEDDEQIHTILRHSWGFHGRVANSEQVQVPLTFAQHRPWLDRFLGWWRYGIKDWLARPNTPASLSFTCELGPPPYAITGSDGRDITDRWGEALMLKELMRGVWGECQAGR